In one Pseudomonas sp. SCA2728.1_7 genomic region, the following are encoded:
- a CDS encoding aspartate-semialdehyde dehydrogenase: MTQTLDIAVIGATGTVGETLVQILEERSFPVANLHLLASSESAGSSVLFRNKNVRVREVDEFDFSKVKLVFFAAGPAITLSYAARAHAAGCSLIDLSGALPADQAPQVVPEANAKVLAALKAPFQVGSPSPSATSLAVVLAPLLDLLDLQYVNVTANLAVSAQGREAVTELARQTAELLNMRPLEPTFFDRQMAFNLLAQVGTPDAQGHTLLEKRLVRELRQVLAKPLLKISATCVQAPVFFGDSLSVTLQSTSAVDLAKVNAALEDAAGIELVEAGDYPTAVGDAVGQDVVYVGRVRSGVDDPAELNLWLTSDNVRKGAALNAVQVAELLIKDLL; the protein is encoded by the coding sequence ATGACCCAGACCCTAGATATTGCCGTGATCGGCGCCACCGGTACTGTCGGCGAAACCCTCGTACAGATTCTCGAAGAGCGCAGCTTCCCGGTTGCTAACCTGCACCTGTTGGCGAGCAGCGAATCCGCTGGCAGCTCGGTGCTGTTCCGCAATAAGAACGTGCGCGTTCGCGAAGTCGACGAGTTCGATTTCAGCAAGGTCAAACTGGTGTTCTTCGCCGCCGGCCCGGCCATTACCCTGAGCTACGCCGCCCGTGCCCACGCCGCCGGTTGCTCGCTGATCGACCTGTCCGGCGCCTTGCCGGCCGATCAAGCGCCGCAAGTGGTGCCGGAAGCCAATGCCAAAGTGCTCGCCGCTTTGAAAGCACCGTTCCAGGTCGGCAGTCCAAGCCCGTCGGCCACTTCGCTGGCCGTGGTGCTGGCGCCACTGCTTGACCTGCTTGACCTGCAATATGTCAACGTCACCGCCAATCTGGCCGTGTCCGCCCAAGGCCGTGAAGCCGTGACCGAGCTGGCGCGGCAGACCGCCGAGCTGTTGAACATGCGCCCATTGGAGCCGACTTTCTTCGACCGGCAGATGGCCTTCAACCTGCTGGCCCAGGTCGGCACGCCCGATGCGCAGGGCCATACACTGCTGGAAAAGCGTCTGGTGCGCGAGTTGCGTCAGGTGCTGGCCAAGCCTTTATTAAAGATTTCCGCAACTTGCGTTCAAGCCCCGGTGTTTTTTGGCGATAGCCTTAGCGTGACTTTGCAGTCAACGTCGGCTGTCGACCTGGCAAAAGTCAACGCTGCCCTCGAAGACGCGGCCGGTATCGAGCTGGTTGAGGCCGGTGATTACCCGACCGCAGTCGGTGACGCGGTAGGGCAGGACGTTGTCTATGTCGGTCGCGTGCGCAGCGGTGTCGACGACCCGGCGGAACTAAATCTGTGGCTGACGTCAGATAACGTACGCAAAGGCGCGGCCCTTAACGCTGTGCAGGTGGCTGAATTGTTGATAAAAGACCTGCTGTAA
- the leuB gene encoding 3-isopropylmalate dehydrogenase: protein MSKQILILPGDGIGPEIMAEAVKVLELANDKYSLGFELSHDVIGGAAIDKHGVPLADETLDRARAADAVLLGAVGGPKWDTIERDIRPERGLLKIRAQLGLFGNLRPAILYPQLADASSLKPEIVAGLDILIVRELTGGIYFGAPRGTRTLENGERQSYDTLPYSESEIRRIARVGFDMAMVRGKKLCSVDKANVLASSQLWREVVEQVAKDYPEVELSHMYVDNAAMQLVRAPKQFDVIVTDNMFGDILSDEASMLTGSIGMLPSASLDSNNKGMYEPCHGSAPDIAGKGIANPLATILSVSMMLRYSFNLHDAADAIEKAVSVVLDQGLRTGDIYSAGCSKVGTQEMGDAVVAALRNL from the coding sequence ATGAGCAAGCAGATTCTGATTCTCCCAGGTGACGGTATTGGTCCGGAAATCATGGCCGAAGCGGTCAAGGTGCTGGAGCTGGCCAACGACAAATACAGCCTGGGCTTCGAGCTGAGCCATGACGTGATCGGTGGCGCCGCCATCGACAAGCACGGCGTGCCGCTGGCCGACGAAACCCTCGACCGCGCCCGCGCTGCCGATGCTGTGCTGCTGGGCGCTGTGGGCGGTCCGAAATGGGACACCATCGAGCGTGACATCCGCCCTGAGCGCGGCCTGCTGAAAATCCGTGCGCAACTGGGCCTGTTCGGCAACCTGCGTCCGGCGATCCTCTATCCGCAACTGGCTGACGCTTCGAGCCTGAAGCCGGAAATCGTTGCCGGTCTCGACATCCTCATCGTTCGTGAGCTGACCGGCGGCATCTACTTCGGCGCGCCGCGCGGCACCCGCACTTTGGAGAACGGCGAGCGTCAGTCCTACGACACACTGCCGTACAGCGAAAGCGAAATCCGCCGCATCGCCCGTGTCGGTTTCGACATGGCCATGGTTCGCGGCAAGAAGCTCTGCTCGGTGGACAAGGCCAACGTGCTGGCGTCCAGCCAACTGTGGCGTGAAGTGGTCGAGCAAGTGGCCAAGGATTACCCGGAAGTCGAACTGAGCCACATGTACGTCGATAACGCCGCCATGCAACTGGTGCGCGCACCGAAGCAGTTCGACGTGATCGTCACCGACAATATGTTCGGCGACATTCTGTCCGACGAAGCGTCGATGCTCACCGGTTCCATCGGCATGCTGCCGTCGGCCTCGCTGGATTCCAACAACAAGGGCATGTACGAGCCTTGCCACGGTTCCGCTCCGGACATCGCCGGTAAAGGCATTGCCAACCCGTTGGCGACCATTCTGTCGGTGTCGATGATGCTGCGTTACAGCTTCAATCTGCACGACGCGGCCGATGCCATCGAGAAAGCCGTGAGCGTGGTGCTGGATCAAGGCCTGCGCACCGGTGACATCTATTCGGCCGGTTGCAGCAAAGTCGGTACGCAGGAAATGGGCGACGCAGTAGTCGCCGCGCTGCGGAATCTGTAA
- a CDS encoding LysR family transcriptional regulator has protein sequence MDLANLNAFIAIAETGSFSGAGERLHLTQPAISKRIAGLEQQLKVRLFDRLGREVGLTEAGRALLPRAYQILNVLDDTRRALTNLTGEVSGRLTLATSHHIGLHRLPPLLREFTRRYPQVALDIQFLDSEVAYEEILHGRAELAVITLAPEPHTLVKATPVWDDPLDFVVAPEHSLISNGPVNLADIAGHPAVFPGGNTFTHHIVQRLFEAQGLTPNIAMSTNYLETIKMMVSIGLAWSVLPRTMLDEQVASIVLPGIQLSRQLGYILHTERTLSNAARAFMALLDAQIDLPGS, from the coding sequence ATGGATCTGGCCAACCTCAACGCTTTTATCGCGATTGCCGAGACCGGCAGCTTCTCCGGTGCCGGCGAACGCCTGCACCTGACACAACCGGCGATCAGCAAACGCATCGCCGGGCTGGAGCAGCAATTGAAGGTGCGCCTGTTCGATCGACTGGGCCGTGAAGTCGGCCTGACCGAGGCTGGCCGCGCCCTGCTGCCACGGGCGTATCAGATTCTCAACGTGCTGGATGACACCCGCCGCGCCCTGACCAACCTCACCGGCGAAGTCAGCGGTCGCCTGACGCTGGCCACCAGTCACCACATCGGTTTGCACCGTTTGCCGCCACTCCTAAGGGAATTCACTCGCCGTTACCCACAGGTTGCGCTGGATATTCAGTTCCTTGATTCGGAAGTGGCCTACGAAGAAATTCTCCACGGCCGCGCAGAATTAGCGGTCATCACCCTCGCGCCTGAGCCACACACACTGGTCAAAGCCACACCGGTGTGGGATGACCCGCTGGATTTTGTGGTCGCCCCGGAGCATTCGCTGATCAGCAATGGCCCGGTCAATCTGGCGGACATTGCCGGTCATCCGGCGGTTTTCCCCGGTGGCAACACCTTTACCCACCATATTGTCCAACGCTTGTTCGAGGCCCAAGGGCTGACGCCGAACATCGCCATGAGCACCAACTACCTGGAAACCATCAAGATGATGGTCTCGATCGGTCTGGCCTGGAGCGTTTTGCCACGCACCATGCTCGATGAACAGGTGGCAAGCATCGTATTGCCGGGCATACAGCTCAGTCGCCAGCTAGGCTATATCCTGCACACTGAACGGACGCTCTCGAATGCGGCACGGGCCTTCATGGCCTTGCTGGATGCACAAATCGATCTGCCAGGGAGTTGA
- a CDS encoding class I SAM-dependent methyltransferase encodes MTSTAQHTQVVQKQFGEQAAAYLSSAVHAQGTEFALLQAELKGQGNARVLDLGCGAGHVSFHIAPLVREVVAYDLSQQMLDVVAAAAVDRGMSNIATVNGAAERLPFADGEFDFVFSRYSAHHWSDLGVALREVRRVLKPGGVAAFVDVLSPGSPLFDTYLQSVEVLRDTSHVRDYSAAEWLRQVSEAGLHVRSTTRQRLRLEYTSWVERMRTPEVMRAAIRQLQQSMGHEVREYFEIDADGSFSTDVIVLMAER; translated from the coding sequence ATGACCAGCACCGCCCAACACACCCAGGTCGTACAAAAGCAATTCGGTGAACAGGCCGCCGCCTACCTGAGCAGCGCCGTTCACGCTCAAGGCACCGAATTCGCCCTGCTACAAGCTGAGCTGAAAGGGCAGGGCAACGCCCGGGTGCTGGACTTGGGTTGCGGCGCCGGTCACGTCAGTTTTCACATCGCGCCGCTGGTCAGGGAAGTGGTTGCCTACGACCTGTCGCAGCAAATGCTCGACGTGGTCGCCGCCGCTGCCGTTGATCGGGGGATGAGCAACATTGCCACGGTCAACGGCGCCGCCGAGCGTCTGCCGTTTGCCGATGGCGAGTTCGACTTCGTGTTCAGCCGTTATTCGGCGCATCACTGGAGCGATCTCGGTGTGGCTCTGCGCGAAGTGCGTCGGGTGCTGAAGCCCGGCGGTGTGGCGGCGTTCGTTGACGTGTTGTCACCGGGCAGCCCATTGTTCGACACTTACCTGCAAAGCGTCGAAGTGCTGCGCGACACCAGCCATGTGCGCGATTATTCCGCCGCCGAATGGTTACGTCAGGTCAGCGAGGCCGGTTTGCATGTGCGCAGCACCACGCGTCAGCGCCTGCGTCTGGAATACACCAGCTGGGTTGAACGCATGCGCACACCGGAAGTGATGCGCGCCGCGATCCGCCAGTTGCAGCAGTCGATGGGCCACGAAGTGCGCGAATATTTTGAGATTGATGCCGACGGCTCGTTCAGTACAGATGTCATCGTGCTGATGGCCGAGCGATAA
- the leuC gene encoding 3-isopropylmalate dehydratase large subunit — translation MAGKTLYDKLWDSHLVKQRDDGSALIYIDRHIIHEVTSPQAFEGLRLAGRKPWRIDANIATPDHNVPTTPERKGGIEAIADQVSRLQVQTLDDNCDEYGIVEFKMNDVRQGIVHVISPEQGATLPGMTVVCGDSHTSTHGAFGALAHGIGTSEVEHVLATQCLVAKKMKNMLVRVEGQLPFGVTAKDIVLAVIGKIGTAGGNGHAIEFAGSAIRDLSVEGRMTICNMSIEAGARVGLVAADQKTVDYVKGRPFAPKGAEWDMAVEAWKDLVSDDDAKFDTVVELDAAQIKPQVSWGTSPEMVLAVDQNVPDPAQEMDLVKRDSIVRALKYMGLTANQAITDIQLDRVFIGSCTNSRIEDLRAAAVIAKGRKVASTIKQAIVVPGSGLVKAQAEAEGLDKIFLEAGFEWREPGCSMCLAMNPDRLESGEHCASTSNRNFEGRQGAGGRTHLVSPAMAAAAAVNGRFIDVRELI, via the coding sequence ATGGCCGGCAAAACGCTCTACGACAAGCTCTGGGATTCGCATTTGGTCAAGCAGCGCGACGATGGCTCGGCGCTGATCTACATCGATCGTCACATCATCCACGAAGTGACCTCGCCGCAAGCCTTTGAAGGCCTGCGTCTGGCCGGGCGCAAGCCTTGGCGCATCGATGCCAACATCGCGACCCCGGACCACAACGTACCGACCACCCCGGAGCGCAAGGGCGGCATCGAAGCCATTGCCGACCAGGTCTCGCGTTTGCAGGTTCAGACACTCGACGACAACTGCGATGAATACGGCATCGTCGAGTTCAAGATGAATGACGTCCGCCAAGGCATCGTCCATGTGATCAGCCCGGAGCAGGGCGCGACCTTGCCTGGCATGACGGTGGTTTGCGGCGACTCGCACACCTCGACCCACGGTGCGTTCGGCGCTCTGGCGCACGGTATCGGCACTTCCGAGGTCGAGCACGTGCTCGCCACCCAGTGCCTGGTCGCGAAGAAAATGAAAAACATGCTGGTGCGCGTTGAAGGGCAATTGCCGTTCGGCGTGACCGCCAAGGACATCGTCCTCGCGGTGATCGGCAAGATCGGCACCGCCGGCGGTAACGGCCACGCCATCGAATTCGCTGGCAGCGCGATCCGCGACTTGTCCGTCGAAGGCCGCATGACCATCTGCAACATGTCCATCGAAGCCGGCGCCCGCGTTGGCCTGGTGGCAGCGGACCAGAAGACTGTCGATTACGTGAAGGGCCGTCCATTCGCACCGAAAGGCGCCGAATGGGACATGGCCGTCGAAGCTTGGAAAGACCTGGTTTCCGATGACGACGCCAAGTTCGACACCGTGGTTGAGCTCGACGCCGCACAGATCAAGCCGCAAGTCAGCTGGGGCACTTCGCCGGAAATGGTTTTGGCCGTTGATCAGAACGTGCCGGACCCGGCCCAAGAGATGGATCTGGTCAAACGCGACTCGATCGTCCGTGCCTTGAAGTACATGGGTTTGACCGCCAATCAGGCGATCACCGACATTCAGCTGGATCGCGTGTTTATCGGTTCCTGCACCAACTCGCGGATCGAAGACTTGCGCGCTGCGGCGGTGATCGCCAAGGGCCGCAAGGTCGCTTCGACCATCAAGCAAGCGATCGTGGTGCCGGGCTCGGGTCTGGTCAAGGCGCAGGCAGAAGCCGAAGGTCTCGACAAGATTTTCCTCGAAGCCGGTTTCGAATGGCGTGAGCCGGGTTGCTCGATGTGCCTGGCGATGAACCCGGACCGTTTGGAGTCCGGCGAGCATTGCGCCTCGACGTCGAACCGTAACTTCGAAGGCCGTCAGGGCGCCGGTGGCCGTACCCACCTCGTCAGCCCGGCCATGGCGGCGGCGGCAGCGGTGAACGGTCGTTTCATCGACGTTCGTGAATTGATCTAA
- the asd gene encoding aspartate-semialdehyde dehydrogenase — MKRVGLIGWRGMVGSVLMQRMLEEQDFDLIEPVFFTTSNVGGQGPSVGKDIAPLKDAYSIDELKTLDVILTCQGGDYTSEVFPKLREAGWQGYWIDAASSLRMNDDAVIILDPVNRKVIDQQLDAGTKNYIGGNCTVSLMLMGLGGLFEAGLVEWMSAMTYQAASGAGAQNMRELIKQMGATHAAVADQLADPASAILDIDRRVADAMRSEAYPTENFGVPLAGSLIPWIDKELPNGQSREEWKAQAETNKILGRFKSPIPVDGICVRIGAMRCHSQALTIKLNKDVPIADIEGLISQHNPWVKLVPNQREISMQELSPTKVTGTLNVPVGRLRKLNMGSQFVGAFTVGDQLLWGAAEPLRRMLRILLER, encoded by the coding sequence ATGAAACGTGTAGGTCTGATCGGTTGGCGCGGGATGGTCGGTTCCGTGCTCATGCAGCGGATGCTGGAAGAGCAGGATTTCGATCTAATCGAGCCGGTGTTTTTCACCACGTCCAACGTCGGTGGCCAAGGCCCGTCCGTGGGCAAGGACATTGCTCCGCTCAAGGATGCTTACAGCATTGATGAGCTGAAGACCCTCGACGTGATTCTGACCTGCCAGGGTGGCGACTACACCAGCGAAGTGTTCCCGAAGCTGCGCGAAGCCGGCTGGCAGGGTTACTGGATCGACGCGGCCTCGAGCCTGCGCATGAACGATGACGCGGTGATCATTCTCGATCCGGTCAACCGCAAGGTCATCGACCAGCAACTCGACGCGGGCACCAAGAACTACATCGGCGGCAACTGCACCGTCAGCCTGATGCTGATGGGCCTGGGCGGTCTGTTCGAAGCCGGTCTGGTCGAGTGGATGAGCGCCATGACCTATCAGGCGGCCTCTGGTGCCGGCGCGCAGAACATGCGTGAACTGATCAAGCAAATGGGCGCGACCCACGCCGCTGTTGCCGATCAACTGGCTGATCCGGCCAGCGCGATCCTCGACATCGATCGTCGCGTGGCCGACGCCATGCGCAGCGAAGCGTACCCGACCGAAAACTTCGGCGTACCGCTGGCCGGCAGCCTGATCCCGTGGATCGACAAGGAACTGCCGAACGGCCAGAGCCGTGAAGAGTGGAAAGCTCAGGCCGAGACCAACAAGATCCTCGGCCGCTTCAAGAGCCCGATCCCGGTCGACGGCATCTGCGTGCGCATTGGCGCGATGCGTTGCCACAGCCAGGCGCTGACCATCAAGCTGAACAAAGACGTGCCGATCGCCGATATCGAGGGGCTGATCAGCCAGCACAACCCTTGGGTCAAACTGGTGCCGAACCAGCGCGAAATCAGCATGCAGGAGCTGAGCCCGACCAAGGTCACCGGCACCCTGAACGTTCCGGTGGGTCGTCTGCGCAAGCTGAACATGGGTTCGCAATTCGTCGGTGCCTTTACCGTCGGCGACCAACTGCTGTGGGGCGCGGCCGAACCGCTGCGTCGCATGTTGCGGATTTTGCTTGAGCGTTGA
- a CDS encoding FimV family protein, whose translation MVQVRKLVLAIAAASALSSGMAHALGLGELTLKSTLNQPLVAEIELLDVKDLTAAEVVPSLASPEDFAKAGVDRQAFLNDLTFTPVLNASGKSVLRVTSSKPLSEPMVKFLVQVMWPNGRLLRDYSVLLDPSKFSPQTADAAAQPAPSQTIAAPTTGATHPTQYTTTPRDTLWEIAAKARTGGSVQQTMLAIQALNPDAFIGGNINRLKTGQVLRLPDAVQSTALPQSKAIAEVAAQNEAWRQGRRYVAKPGTGQQQLDATNRGRGNTGAAQNAQDNLSLVSAESAKARGKGPAGDAKALSNKLAVTQESLDTTRRDNEELKSRMSDLQSQMDKLQKLIELKNNQLAKLQAEGAGAAPAANAAAPAVPAITAELAATPPATPAEAAPTPESAIAPPAETPVVEPVVAPKPPVDEEKTFNELLTNPILLGLIGGGAVVLALLLLLLARRRKAQQEAEKHLRMARALSEEQEFSAEQDLPESSFEGLETPAASVKLNTPAPAPAAVVAPVVAPIVMAEPIAAPLVAPAAERSDDVLDKAQSHINAGRLNQAAALLEEGVSLEPQRSDLRLKLMEVYGQQGDRDAFVGQERQLVANGDNFAKVEELKSRFPAMAVVAASGLAAAAVAAELDAQYVKDLLLDEPEAPAPAPAEDDLDSAFDLSLDDLDNITPVEPAPVVEPEAPVELDEFPADDDLSFESVLQQQTEIKENLDDLSDFDLDMDLGAEPAPAVDLADDDFLLDLDEGVKDLSPVEPPVVADVPQDDLELPADFDLSLADEMDSNPAAEPDTFAAELDDVNAELDRLSQSIAEPTFTEADAASGGDLGEDDFDFLAGTDEAATKLDLAQAYIDMGDSDGARDILNEVLTEGDEKQRGEAKDMLSSL comes from the coding sequence ATGGTTCAAGTTCGCAAACTGGTGTTAGCAATAGCGGCCGCCTCGGCGCTGTCCTCCGGTATGGCGCATGCCCTCGGGCTCGGGGAGCTGACCCTGAAGTCGACCCTGAACCAGCCGCTGGTGGCTGAAATCGAGCTGCTCGACGTCAAGGATCTCACCGCTGCCGAAGTGGTGCCGAGCCTGGCTTCACCCGAAGATTTTGCCAAGGCCGGCGTCGATCGCCAGGCCTTCCTCAATGATCTGACATTTACCCCGGTACTCAACGCCAGCGGCAAAAGCGTGCTGCGCGTAACCTCGAGCAAGCCGCTGTCGGAGCCGATGGTCAAATTCCTCGTGCAGGTGATGTGGCCGAACGGCCGTCTGCTGCGCGACTACAGTGTGCTGCTCGATCCGTCGAAGTTCTCGCCACAGACCGCTGACGCCGCTGCACAACCAGCGCCGTCGCAGACCATCGCAGCGCCGACCACTGGCGCTACGCATCCGACCCAATACACCACCACGCCGCGCGACACCCTGTGGGAAATCGCCGCGAAGGCGCGTACCGGCGGTTCTGTGCAGCAGACCATGCTGGCCATTCAAGCGCTGAACCCGGATGCGTTCATCGGCGGCAACATCAACCGTCTGAAAACCGGCCAGGTGTTGCGTCTGCCGGATGCGGTGCAAAGCACCGCGCTGCCGCAATCGAAAGCGATTGCTGAAGTCGCGGCGCAGAACGAAGCCTGGCGTCAGGGCCGTCGTTATGTGGCCAAACCAGGCACTGGCCAACAGCAACTCGATGCGACCAACCGTGGTCGTGGCAATACCGGTGCAGCACAGAACGCCCAGGACAATCTGAGTCTGGTTTCCGCCGAAAGCGCCAAGGCGCGCGGCAAAGGCCCGGCGGGTGACGCCAAGGCGCTGAGCAACAAGCTTGCGGTCACTCAGGAAAGCCTCGACACGACCCGTCGTGACAATGAGGAATTGAAAAGCCGCATGTCCGATCTGCAAAGCCAGATGGACAAGCTGCAAAAACTCATCGAGCTGAAAAACAATCAGCTGGCGAAACTGCAGGCTGAAGGGGCGGGCGCAGCGCCGGCCGCCAACGCTGCTGCACCGGCGGTGCCTGCGATCACGGCTGAGCTGGCTGCCACACCGCCGGCCACCCCGGCTGAAGCAGCGCCGACGCCAGAATCGGCCATTGCGCCGCCGGCTGAAACACCAGTCGTCGAGCCAGTGGTCGCACCAAAGCCGCCTGTCGATGAAGAGAAAACCTTCAATGAGCTGCTGACCAATCCGATCCTGCTGGGTCTGATCGGTGGCGGTGCTGTGGTTCTGGCGCTCCTGCTGTTGCTGCTGGCACGTCGCCGCAAGGCCCAGCAGGAAGCCGAGAAACATCTGCGCATGGCCCGCGCTCTGTCGGAAGAACAAGAGTTCTCCGCCGAGCAGGATCTGCCGGAAAGCAGCTTCGAAGGTCTGGAAACCCCGGCGGCCAGCGTCAAGCTCAACACCCCGGCACCTGCTCCGGCAGCCGTAGTGGCTCCGGTAGTCGCGCCGATCGTGATGGCTGAACCGATTGCTGCGCCGCTGGTGGCACCGGCCGCCGAACGTTCCGATGACGTGCTCGACAAGGCGCAGTCGCATATCAATGCCGGTCGTTTGAATCAGGCTGCCGCGCTGCTCGAAGAGGGCGTCAGCCTCGAGCCGCAGCGCAGTGATCTGCGTCTGAAGCTGATGGAAGTCTACGGTCAGCAGGGCGACCGCGATGCCTTCGTCGGTCAGGAGCGTCAGTTGGTCGCCAATGGCGACAACTTCGCCAAGGTCGAAGAGCTGAAAAGCCGCTTCCCGGCCATGGCCGTGGTCGCTGCTTCGGGTCTGGCCGCTGCTGCCGTGGCCGCCGAACTGGACGCGCAATACGTCAAGGATCTGCTGCTGGATGAGCCGGAAGCACCTGCGCCGGCGCCAGCGGAAGACGATCTGGACAGCGCGTTTGACCTGAGCCTGGACGATCTCGACAACATCACCCCGGTAGAGCCTGCGCCGGTGGTTGAACCTGAAGCGCCGGTCGAGCTGGACGAGTTTCCAGCGGACGACGACCTGAGCTTTGAATCGGTGCTGCAGCAGCAGACCGAGATCAAAGAAAACCTGGACGACCTGTCGGACTTCGACCTGGATATGGATCTGGGGGCCGAGCCGGCGCCTGCGGTTGATCTGGCGGACGATGACTTCCTGCTGGATCTGGACGAAGGCGTGAAAGATCTGTCGCCAGTAGAACCGCCGGTGGTAGCTGACGTGCCACAGGATGATCTGGAACTGCCGGCCGATTTCGATCTGTCGCTGGCCGATGAAATGGACAGCAACCCAGCGGCCGAGCCTGATACGTTCGCTGCCGAACTGGACGACGTCAATGCCGAGCTGGATCGTCTGTCGCAGAGCATTGCCGAGCCGACTTTCACCGAAGCTGACGCGGCAAGCGGTGGTGATCTGGGTGAAGACGATTTCGACTTCCTCGCAGGCACTGATGAAGCCGCGACCAAGCTCGATCTCGCCCAGGCCTACATCGACATGGGCGACAGCGACGGCGCGCGCGACATCCTCAACGAAGTGTTGACCGAGGGTGACGAGAAGCAACGTGGCGAGGCCAAGGACATGCTTTCGAGCCTGTAG
- the leuD gene encoding 3-isopropylmalate dehydratase small subunit: MKAFTQHTGLVAPLDRANVDTDQIIPKQFLKSIKRTGFGPNLFDEWRYLDVGQPYQDNSKRPLNKDFVLNAERYQGASVLLARENFGCGSSREHAPWALEEYGFRSIIAPSYADIFFNNSFKNGLLPIILSDAEVDELFKQVEAEPGYQLQVDLQAQTVTRPDGKVYSFEIDAFRKHCLLNGLDDIGLTLQDGDAIATFEAKHRVSQPWLFRDA; encoded by the coding sequence ATGAAAGCTTTTACCCAGCACACTGGTCTTGTCGCGCCTTTGGATCGTGCCAACGTCGATACCGACCAGATCATTCCGAAGCAATTCTTGAAGTCGATCAAGCGCACCGGTTTCGGCCCGAACCTGTTCGACGAGTGGCGCTACCTCGATGTCGGCCAGCCGTATCAGGACAACTCCAAGCGTCCGCTGAACAAGGACTTCGTCCTCAACGCCGAGCGTTACCAAGGCGCCAGCGTTTTGCTGGCTCGCGAGAACTTCGGTTGCGGCTCCAGCCGTGAACACGCGCCGTGGGCGCTGGAAGAATACGGTTTCCGCAGCATCATCGCGCCGAGCTATGCCGACATCTTCTTCAACAACAGCTTCAAGAACGGCTTGCTGCCGATCATCTTGAGCGACGCTGAAGTCGATGAATTGTTTAAGCAAGTTGAGGCCGAGCCGGGCTATCAATTGCAGGTCGATCTGCAGGCGCAGACCGTGACCCGTCCGGATGGCAAGGTGTACAGCTTCGAGATCGATGCGTTCCGCAAGCACTGCCTGTTGAACGGTCTGGACGATATTGGCCTGACCTTGCAGGACGGCGATGCGATTGCGACGTTTGAGGCCAAGCATCGGGTCAGCCAGCCGTGGTTGTTCCGCGACGCGTGA